From a region of the Aeoliella mucimassa genome:
- a CDS encoding TIGR03790 family protein: protein MRLLNACLFLALLMAVVCSSRSQAAGGPESIMLVVNSHSDSSMAIANHYIRLRKIPPRNVMYLDWQGDTTKISGTEFREQILVPILKEIDQRKLSRQVEYVVYSSDFPYRIDFREEFKDNKPPAPFNSQASLTGATYLWVYVQQNQPGMVMPSVNWYVPPEARKNQAKCTTCGKVVTRGFEARTYWSKEGEPTTDREKGQMYFISTMLGVTVDRGNTVEEVCNYLSRAKAADATQPKGTFYFMKNSDIRSSTRHGCFAETVAQLKAEGAQAVIEDGKVPTNAKDVLGIMAGTAGFKVDSSVSIAPGAICEHFTSFGGQFDAISQTKLSAWLQAGAAGSSGTVREPYAVQAKFPLPNMHLHYYRGASLGEAYYQSIPGPYQLLIVGDPLCQPWAKPPEVEVAGIEPGQTVRGQFPLQVKVTPQPGTQVEQYQLFIDGLLLAQVPKAVTVPVDVTKMGHGWHELRVVASTSDEIGFRGRDVVPFYVAASEESPEEPGESGADSAESSPEQGNSPPIQLQVSPSPLVPADSILKVRVIGPADSPGFAILQNYRQVGYVEGSNGEVEIDTKLLGRGPVSLVAQESASPEAPLETPEAAPRSAPYWLLIR, encoded by the coding sequence ATGCGATTGCTGAACGCCTGCCTATTTCTCGCCTTGTTGATGGCCGTGGTTTGCTCGAGCCGAAGCCAGGCGGCAGGTGGGCCTGAGAGCATCATGCTCGTGGTCAACAGCCATAGCGACTCGTCCATGGCGATCGCGAATCATTACATCCGGCTCCGCAAGATTCCCCCGCGCAACGTGATGTACCTTGATTGGCAGGGGGACACTACCAAGATCTCTGGCACCGAGTTTCGCGAGCAGATTCTGGTGCCGATTCTCAAGGAGATCGACCAGCGGAAGCTCTCCCGCCAGGTGGAGTACGTGGTTTACTCTTCCGACTTCCCCTACCGCATCGATTTCCGCGAAGAGTTCAAAGACAACAAGCCTCCGGCTCCGTTTAACTCTCAAGCGTCGCTCACCGGGGCGACTTACCTGTGGGTGTACGTGCAGCAGAACCAGCCTGGCATGGTGATGCCTTCGGTCAACTGGTACGTACCGCCAGAGGCTCGCAAGAATCAGGCGAAATGTACCACCTGTGGCAAGGTGGTCACCCGCGGTTTCGAGGCCCGCACCTACTGGTCGAAAGAAGGGGAGCCGACGACCGACCGCGAAAAGGGGCAGATGTACTTCATCTCCACCATGCTCGGAGTGACCGTCGACCGGGGCAACACCGTGGAGGAGGTCTGCAACTACCTCAGCCGGGCCAAAGCGGCCGATGCGACCCAGCCAAAGGGGACGTTCTACTTTATGAAGAACAGCGATATTCGCTCGAGCACGCGCCATGGGTGCTTCGCCGAAACGGTCGCCCAGCTGAAAGCCGAGGGGGCCCAAGCAGTGATCGAGGACGGCAAAGTACCGACCAACGCGAAAGACGTGCTGGGAATCATGGCCGGCACCGCGGGGTTCAAGGTCGACAGCTCGGTATCGATCGCCCCCGGGGCGATTTGCGAGCACTTTACCAGCTTCGGTGGCCAGTTCGATGCGATTTCGCAGACCAAACTCTCCGCCTGGCTGCAAGCCGGCGCGGCTGGCTCGAGCGGTACGGTTCGGGAACCTTACGCCGTGCAGGCAAAGTTCCCGCTCCCCAACATGCACCTGCACTACTATCGCGGTGCCTCGTTAGGCGAGGCCTATTACCAGTCGATCCCCGGGCCTTACCAGTTGCTGATCGTTGGCGATCCGCTGTGTCAGCCGTGGGCCAAGCCGCCGGAGGTGGAAGTCGCCGGAATCGAGCCCGGCCAAACCGTCCGCGGGCAGTTTCCCCTGCAAGTGAAAGTCACCCCGCAACCAGGCACCCAGGTGGAGCAGTATCAGCTGTTCATCGATGGGCTGCTGCTGGCGCAGGTTCCCAAGGCCGTGACGGTGCCGGTCGACGTGACCAAAATGGGGCATGGCTGGCACGAGTTGCGGGTTGTAGCGTCGACCAGCGACGAGATTGGCTTCCGTGGTCGAGATGTTGTGCCGTTCTACGTGGCAGCTAGCGAAGAATCGCCAGAAGAGCCGGGCGAATCGGGCGCGGACTCGGCTGAATCGTCACCTGAGCAAGGGAATTCACCTCCGATTCAACTCCAAGTTTCCCCCTCCCCATTGGTACCTGCGGATTCGATCCTCAAAGTCCGCGTGATTGGCCCTGCGGATTCTCCAGGATTTGCAATTCTGCAGAACTATCGTCAGGTAGGTTACGTAGAGGGGAGTAACGGTGAGGTGGAAATCGACACCAAACTGCTAGGACGCGGCCCGGTGTCGTTGGTGGCCCAGGAATCGGCCAGCCCCGAGGCTCCGCTCGAAACGCCGGAAGCTGCCCCGCGATCGGCTCCTTACTGGTTGTTGATTCGTTAA
- a CDS encoding sugar phosphate isomerase/epimerase family protein encodes MTAAQLQADGVELDFRTEVPLSDLSQTGIRQLRKWLDDANVRLAAVTYPTRRGYDVAAELDRRLQGTCQAMQIAAKLGARVLVGRICDDLPADDDPRCEVLQQSLELLAREGNRLGARFAIETSDFEPSELAALLGKFSEGTLATAVHPGKITAAGHDVHQALEQLSDSIAYVTAGDSIREFGTGKSVAVELGRGSVDWPAVMAQLDAQGYQGWATIDGSGTNDPETFFGNAVSYLRSLSGF; translated from the coding sequence ATGACTGCCGCCCAGTTGCAGGCCGACGGGGTCGAGCTTGATTTCCGCACCGAGGTCCCGCTGAGCGATCTGTCGCAGACCGGCATCCGTCAGTTGCGCAAGTGGTTGGACGATGCCAACGTGCGTTTGGCCGCGGTTACTTACCCCACGCGGCGCGGATACGATGTCGCCGCCGAACTCGATCGGCGGTTGCAAGGCACTTGTCAGGCGATGCAAATCGCCGCCAAGCTCGGCGCCCGCGTGCTGGTGGGACGCATCTGCGACGATCTGCCGGCCGACGACGATCCCCGCTGCGAGGTGCTGCAGCAATCGCTCGAACTGCTGGCCCGCGAAGGCAATCGACTCGGCGCCCGCTTCGCGATCGAAACCAGTGATTTCGAACCGAGTGAGCTGGCCGCGTTGCTAGGGAAGTTCTCCGAAGGAACCTTGGCCACCGCAGTGCATCCCGGCAAGATCACCGCCGCGGGGCACGATGTGCATCAGGCCTTGGAGCAGCTGAGCGACTCGATTGCCTACGTCACTGCGGGCGACTCGATCCGCGAGTTCGGCACCGGCAAGTCGGTGGCCGTGGAGCTTGGGCGAGGCTCGGTCGACTGGCCCGCAGTCATGGCGCAGCTCGACGCCCAGGGCTATCAAGGTTGGGCCACAATCGATGGCTCGGGCACGAACGACCCAGAAACGTTCTTCGGCAATGCGGTGTCGTACCTGCGGAGCCTAAGCGGGTTCTAG
- a CDS encoding ABC transporter ATP-binding protein, with translation MSSNLEKRELVFAARDVTKVYHMGEVDVHALRGVDLELYSGEFVVLLGPSGSGKSTLLNILGGLDVPTSGTIEYRGQTLTKFDDRALTQYRRKHVGFVFQFYNLIPSLTAEENVALITEIATSPMSPIEALALVDLAKRRTHFPAQLSGGEQQRVAIARAVAKRPDVLLCDEPTGALDVHTGILVLDAVQRINEELGTTTAVITHNAIIAEMADRVIHVSDGRIASTDYNSKKRRAEDLEW, from the coding sequence ATGTCCAGCAATCTCGAAAAACGCGAACTGGTTTTCGCCGCCCGCGACGTGACCAAGGTCTATCACATGGGCGAAGTCGACGTGCACGCCCTGCGGGGAGTCGACCTCGAACTCTACTCCGGCGAATTCGTGGTACTGCTCGGCCCCAGCGGTAGCGGCAAAAGCACCTTGCTGAACATCCTCGGTGGGCTCGACGTGCCGACCAGCGGCACCATCGAGTACCGTGGACAAACCTTGACCAAGTTCGACGATCGGGCGCTTACGCAGTATCGCCGCAAGCACGTGGGCTTCGTGTTTCAGTTCTACAACCTGATTCCCAGCCTGACCGCCGAAGAGAACGTGGCCCTGATCACCGAGATTGCCACCAGCCCGATGAGCCCGATCGAGGCCCTGGCGCTGGTCGACCTGGCCAAACGCCGCACCCACTTTCCCGCCCAACTCTCGGGCGGCGAACAGCAGCGGGTGGCAATCGCCCGCGCCGTGGCCAAGCGTCCCGACGTGCTGCTGTGCGACGAACCGACCGGCGCGCTCGACGTGCATACTGGCATTCTCGTGCTCGACGCCGTCCAACGCATCAACGAAGAACTCGGCACCACCACCGCGGTGATTACCCACAACGCGATCATTGCCGAAATGGCCGACCGGGTGATTCACGTCTCCGACGGGCGGATTGCCAGCACCGACTACAACAGCAAGAAGCGCCGGGCGGAAGATCTGGAGTGGTAA
- a CDS encoding small basic protein, protein MTIDKSLKVKRGMATNRSVMTRVERLKVLVESGRWEEGDSPLGLPKVRVRKLTMKKKKKKSKDDED, encoded by the coding sequence ATGACTATCGATAAGAGCCTGAAAGTAAAGCGTGGCATGGCAACCAACCGCAGCGTGATGACACGCGTGGAACGGCTCAAGGTGCTCGTCGAGTCGGGCCGCTGGGAAGAAGGCGACTCGCCGCTCGGCTTGCCGAAGGTGCGGGTTCGCAAGCTCACCATGAAGAAGAAAAAGAAGAAGTCGAAGGACGACGAAGATTAA
- a CDS encoding glycoside hydrolase family 71/99-like protein, with protein sequence MNITRLLLTLLFLTISTAVQAETVDGLEGKVMCGYQGWFRVPQDDAGGNWRHYASGSRFEPGRCTIDLWPDVRELSPEDRIDTPFRHADGSVAQVFSSPRQSTVAMHFRWMQEYGIDGVFVQRFPTDCRDQRHRQTMDAVLRYSQQAARDTGRQWVLMYDLSGMTPNRFAEVKQDWRHLQQTLNVANAEHDPAYLKHRGKPLIALWGLGFNDRAAGLDEWRQLIDFFQHEAIDGGFSLMLGVPTYWRTLNRDTIDDPRLHDLMAQAEVVSPWAVGRFGTPAEAARHIQSVVPDDLAWCNERKIDYLPVAFPGFSWHNLMELRGQKAKLNAMPRLAGEFFWSQVWNYHQQGTRMQYVAMFDELDEGTAIFKVRNDPPVGESSFAAEPGLPSDHYLWLTGQVGRMLRGEGDFAAEVPKREQ encoded by the coding sequence ATGAACATCACACGCCTGCTACTCACGCTGTTGTTTCTGACCATCTCGACCGCTGTTCAGGCGGAAACCGTCGATGGCCTCGAAGGCAAAGTCATGTGCGGTTACCAAGGATGGTTCCGGGTGCCGCAGGACGATGCTGGCGGCAACTGGCGTCACTACGCGAGCGGCTCCCGCTTCGAACCAGGGCGGTGCACCATCGACCTCTGGCCCGACGTCCGCGAGCTTTCTCCCGAGGATCGCATCGACACTCCGTTTCGTCATGCCGATGGCAGTGTGGCCCAGGTGTTCAGCTCGCCGCGACAATCGACGGTCGCCATGCACTTTCGCTGGATGCAGGAGTATGGCATCGACGGGGTGTTCGTGCAGCGTTTTCCGACCGACTGCCGCGATCAGCGTCATCGCCAGACGATGGATGCGGTGCTGCGTTACAGCCAGCAAGCCGCCCGCGACACCGGCCGGCAGTGGGTGCTCATGTACGACCTGAGCGGCATGACTCCCAATCGCTTTGCCGAGGTCAAACAGGACTGGCGGCACCTGCAGCAAACCTTGAACGTCGCCAACGCCGAGCACGATCCCGCTTATCTAAAGCATCGCGGCAAACCACTGATCGCCCTCTGGGGACTCGGCTTTAACGACCGGGCCGCTGGGCTCGACGAGTGGCGACAGCTGATCGATTTCTTTCAGCACGAAGCCATCGACGGCGGCTTTAGCCTGATGCTCGGTGTGCCCACCTACTGGCGCACGCTCAATCGCGACACGATCGACGATCCCCGCCTGCACGACTTGATGGCTCAGGCCGAGGTCGTTAGCCCGTGGGCAGTCGGTCGCTTCGGCACCCCGGCCGAGGCCGCCCGCCACATCCAGTCGGTCGTGCCCGACGATCTGGCCTGGTGCAACGAGCGGAAGATCGACTACCTGCCGGTCGCGTTTCCTGGGTTCAGCTGGCACAACCTGATGGAGCTTCGCGGTCAGAAGGCCAAGCTGAACGCCATGCCGAGGCTCGCCGGCGAGTTCTTCTGGAGCCAGGTTTGGAACTACCACCAGCAGGGTACCCGCATGCAGTACGTTGCGATGTTCGACGAGCTAGACGAAGGGACCGCCATTTTCAAAGTCCGCAACGACCCGCCGGTCGGGGAGTCGAGCTTCGCCGCCGAACCCGGCCTGCCCAGCGATCACTACCTGTGGCTCACCGGGCAGGTTGGCCGCATGCTGCGGGGCGAGGGCGACTTTGCCGCCGAGGTGCCAAAACGCGAGCAGTAG